The proteins below come from a single Chryseobacterium bernardetii genomic window:
- a CDS encoding glycosyltransferase family 2 protein translates to MKLSICIPVYNFDVRELVFDLKKEIDSQKIDAEIILIDDASDAAFKSINEELQDQVEKLVFLNKNIGRSRIRNLFLQYSLGEYLLFLDCDVKIPGKRFLWNYISEINKHPDLELIYGSFTIDPKYASTLRNRYSVEREIFSGNRSYDFALFKTVNFIISKKILEKFPFDETLTEYGYEDFVFAKLLEQNEVKFLAMANPVIHIDDTNNAIFLGKAEIGMESLFRLSKNPINKAFIKDIKVYKAAVILKRLGLIPLFLSIYKILEEKIRTNLLSGNPNIRYFDFYKLNVLARKMK, encoded by the coding sequence ATGAAACTTTCAATCTGCATTCCTGTCTATAATTTTGATGTCCGTGAATTGGTTTTTGATTTAAAAAAGGAAATTGACAGTCAGAAAATTGATGCTGAAATTATATTGATAGATGATGCTTCTGATGCCGCTTTTAAATCAATTAACGAAGAACTTCAGGACCAGGTGGAAAAGCTGGTTTTCCTGAATAAAAATATCGGACGTTCCAGGATTCGCAATCTTTTTCTACAATATTCTTTGGGGGAATATCTTTTATTCCTTGATTGCGACGTTAAAATTCCCGGAAAAAGATTTCTGTGGAATTACATATCTGAAATAAATAAACATCCGGATTTAGAACTTATTTACGGCAGTTTTACAATTGATCCCAAATATGCATCAACTCTCAGAAACAGGTATTCTGTGGAAAGAGAAATCTTTTCTGGCAACCGGTCTTATGATTTTGCACTATTTAAAACCGTGAATTTTATTATCTCAAAAAAAATTCTTGAAAAATTTCCTTTTGATGAAACGCTGACGGAATATGGATACGAAGATTTCGTTTTCGCCAAACTCCTGGAACAAAATGAAGTAAAATTCCTGGCAATGGCTAACCCTGTTATTCATATTGATGATACTAATAATGCCATTTTTCTGGGTAAAGCAGAAATAGGGATGGAGTCTTTATTCAGGCTTTCAAAAAATCCAATAAACAAAGCCTTTATTAAAGATATTAAAGTGTATAAGGCTGCTGTAATATTGAAGCGGTTGGGGCTTATTCCTCTGTTTCTCTCTATTTACAAGATTTTGGAGGAAAAAATAAGAACTAATCTTCTTTCAGGAAATCCGAATATACGGTATTTTGATTTCTATAAATTGAATGTGTTGGCAAGAAAGATGAAATAA
- a CDS encoding bifunctional folylpolyglutamate synthase/dihydrofolate synthase yields the protein MTNEQYQEAIDWLFVQMPNYQIDGQKAYKPGLDNITKLCAYFGNPQDKIKCIHIGGTNGKGSSSNMLASVLQEVGYKVGLYNSPHLIDFTERIKVNGKNCHKEFVFDFIQKLKNIPEDIRPSFFEFTTIMAFEYFYQQQVDYAIIEVGLGGRLDSTNIIKPLASAITNVQLDHQNILGDTIEEIAAEKAGIIKKSVPIISGDENEAVKAIIREKAMKEEASFIDATLLHTDLASDLKGNYQRKNIRVVLSIIEELRKQGINITDKNVENGLLNVHKNTGFIGRWFEFSKDPLTICDTGHNQAGLEYVFSQLNSINRRKHVILGFVNDKKIDEVMNLLPENSEFYFAKPSINRGRHPEDYEKLLQEAKIFYKIFNSVQEAYLSAKERCTSEEMIFIGGSNFIVGDFLEKNLEFKE from the coding sequence ATGACAAACGAACAATATCAGGAAGCTATCGACTGGCTTTTCGTGCAGATGCCCAACTATCAGATAGATGGGCAGAAGGCTTATAAACCGGGACTTGACAATATTACAAAGCTTTGTGCTTACTTTGGGAACCCTCAGGATAAAATAAAATGTATCCACATTGGAGGTACCAATGGAAAGGGATCTTCCAGCAACATGCTGGCATCTGTCCTTCAGGAGGTAGGTTACAAAGTAGGCTTATATAATTCCCCGCACCTTATTGATTTTACAGAACGTATTAAGGTAAATGGTAAAAACTGTCATAAAGAGTTTGTCTTTGATTTTATTCAAAAACTTAAAAATATCCCGGAGGATATCCGTCCATCTTTTTTTGAATTCACCACCATTATGGCTTTTGAATATTTTTATCAGCAGCAGGTAGATTATGCCATTATTGAAGTGGGATTAGGCGGAAGGCTGGACTCTACAAATATTATAAAGCCTCTGGCTTCTGCAATTACAAACGTGCAGCTCGATCATCAGAATATATTAGGGGACACGATTGAAGAAATTGCAGCAGAAAAAGCCGGAATCATTAAAAAGAGTGTTCCAATTATTTCGGGAGATGAAAATGAAGCTGTAAAAGCAATCATCAGAGAAAAAGCAATGAAGGAAGAGGCTTCTTTTATAGATGCTACCCTTCTTCATACTGACCTTGCTTCTGACCTGAAAGGAAATTATCAGAGAAAAAACATCCGTGTGGTTCTGTCTATCATTGAGGAATTAAGAAAACAAGGCATCAATATTACAGATAAGAATGTTGAGAATGGTTTATTGAATGTTCACAAAAATACAGGATTCATTGGACGTTGGTTTGAGTTCTCAAAAGACCCGCTTACGATCTGTGATACGGGGCATAATCAGGCAGGATTAGAGTATGTTTTTTCTCAATTAAACTCTATTAACAGGCGCAAGCATGTCATTTTGGGATTTGTAAATGATAAAAAAATAGATGAAGTGATGAATTTACTTCCTGAAAATTCTGAGTTTTATTTTGCCAAACCATCTATTAACAGGGGAAGACACCCTGAAGATTACGAAAAACTTCTTCAGGAAGCGAAAATTTTTTATAAAATTTTTAATTCCGTACAGGAAGCGTATCTATCTGCAAAAGAACGATGTACAAGTGAAGAAATGATTTTTATTGGCGGAAGCAACTTCATTGTTGGAGATTTTTTAGAAAAAAATTTAGAGTTTAAAGAATAA
- a CDS encoding TolC family protein produces MKKVWIIVFGLGSLGLSAQKKWSLKECVSYAVEHNLQVIQNQYTKQNQEYNLKAAKKDYLPSVSGSMMNGVSFGQGSLGAGSYRNDRFNNSVGVSADVLVYNNGRLEKNVRKLQFDVEASQYDIEAIKNDISVQIAQQYLTALLNKEIVKISQSAVENAKKQYDRAKITTQVGTTAQTVLAEAEAALAREKQNLKTAEVNVGRALFAIAQLLQLSDYKDFDVENVDVPEALDSQLVTADEVLTKAYDVQPQIKAAESRIRSAEAQTEVSKTAFWPTLTASAGLNTFYNKSFNVPPGVVQGTFFEQYKDQFGQNVGLSLNIPIFNKGKTKLQVEQSKLNESVSKISLEQQKQAVRQNIQKAQFDADANYESYLAALEAEKSSKLALDFADKSYAAGKTTIYDVNVARNNYANAQGSVAQAKYNYLFSLKLLNFYAGIPLSL; encoded by the coding sequence ATGAAAAAAGTTTGGATTATCGTTTTTGGATTAGGTTCTCTGGGTTTAAGCGCTCAGAAGAAGTGGTCCTTAAAAGAATGTGTAAGCTATGCAGTGGAGCATAATCTTCAGGTTATCCAAAATCAATATACCAAGCAGAACCAGGAATATAATCTTAAGGCTGCCAAAAAAGACTATTTACCTTCCGTATCGGGAAGTATGATGAATGGAGTGAGTTTTGGACAGGGATCATTAGGAGCAGGAAGTTATAGAAACGACAGATTCAATAACAGTGTTGGAGTAAGTGCTGATGTTTTGGTCTATAATAATGGAAGGCTGGAGAAGAATGTAAGAAAACTTCAGTTTGATGTAGAAGCCAGCCAATATGATATTGAAGCCATCAAAAATGATATTTCTGTACAAATTGCTCAGCAATATTTAACAGCTTTATTGAATAAAGAAATTGTAAAAATTTCCCAAAGTGCTGTAGAAAATGCTAAAAAGCAATATGACAGAGCCAAAATAACCACTCAGGTTGGGACTACTGCCCAAACGGTTTTAGCGGAAGCAGAAGCTGCCCTGGCGAGAGAAAAACAAAATCTTAAAACAGCTGAGGTTAATGTAGGGAGAGCTCTGTTTGCAATCGCACAGCTTTTACAGCTTTCAGATTATAAAGATTTTGATGTGGAAAATGTAGATGTTCCTGAAGCACTGGATTCCCAGTTGGTAACTGCTGATGAGGTCCTTACAAAAGCCTATGATGTACAGCCTCAGATAAAAGCAGCCGAAAGCAGGATAAGATCTGCCGAAGCACAGACTGAAGTGAGCAAAACAGCATTCTGGCCTACATTAACTGCCAGTGCCGGTCTTAATACGTTCTATAATAAATCATTTAATGTTCCTCCTGGAGTTGTACAGGGAACTTTTTTTGAGCAATATAAAGATCAGTTTGGACAGAATGTGGGGTTGTCACTTAATATTCCTATCTTTAATAAAGGGAAAACAAAACTACAGGTTGAGCAGTCTAAATTAAATGAAAGTGTTAGCAAAATCAGCCTTGAACAACAAAAGCAGGCTGTAAGACAGAATATACAGAAAGCTCAGTTTGATGCTGATGCCAATTATGAGTCATACCTTGCTGCATTGGAAGCAGAAAAAAGCTCCAAGCTGGCACTTGATTTTGCAGATAAAAGCTATGCTGCAGGAAAAACAACTATTTATGATGTTAATGTTGCAAGAAATAATTATGCAAATGCACAGGGATCAGTAGCGCAGGCGAAATATAATTATCTTTTCAGTCTTAAACTATTGAATTTCTATGCAGGAATTCCACTAAGTTTATAA
- a CDS encoding SprT-like domain-containing protein, translating into MSIQSLEKYLPQNTLKYLKIWFSDYYIHIKVTRNRNSKLGDYRKLPDNSHEITVNSTLTPQLFFFVLTHELAHMIAFEKYGRRISPHGNEWKETFRNMLLESLEIYDEDLKPIIVKFSKSPKANFMASPDLVRYFHTEKQDDRLYFIEQLQKGEFFIYRNEKYLLEGLIKKNYLCKNLATGRKYSFKPLARVEKCS; encoded by the coding sequence ATGTCTATCCAATCGTTAGAAAAATATCTACCACAAAACACACTTAAGTATTTAAAAATTTGGTTTTCAGATTATTATATTCATATAAAAGTCACGCGAAACAGAAATTCTAAACTGGGAGATTACAGAAAACTTCCGGACAACTCCCATGAAATTACGGTAAACTCTACGCTTACCCCACAACTTTTTTTCTTTGTGCTTACTCATGAGCTGGCCCATATGATTGCTTTTGAAAAATATGGAAGAAGAATCTCTCCCCATGGCAATGAATGGAAAGAAACTTTTAGAAATATGCTGCTTGAAAGCCTTGAAATTTATGATGAAGATCTGAAGCCCATCATTGTAAAATTTTCAAAGTCACCAAAGGCAAATTTTATGGCGAGCCCTGATCTTGTAAGATATTTTCATACTGAAAAGCAGGATGATAGGCTCTATTTTATCGAACAGCTTCAAAAAGGAGAATTTTTTATATATCGTAACGAAAAGTATTTGTTGGAGGGTCTGATTAAAAAAAACTATCTTTGTAAGAACCTGGCTACTGGAAGGAAGTATTCTTTCAAACCTTTAGCGAGGGTAGAAAAATGTAGCTAA